A single region of the Procambarus clarkii isolate CNS0578487 chromosome 59, FALCON_Pclarkii_2.0, whole genome shotgun sequence genome encodes:
- the LOC138353698 gene encoding uncharacterized protein isoform X1 encodes MGRKGFYDVQGNDLPHVMDVKSLPGFGSMPDLVSETIWQSPASTVLWKNMPLAEKRTYKVMTHTDKCTHENIVPALAKFISKSENVLMILIGHDFIKLKEELPMIKCDIVLFSLKESVTDVLKKHENCQVLLLTKTPSKAEMKKISLLFKGDKIICTFRPKPRFKYIFPEFEEVPIGCNLKDKFFIRKFVDEIGSPNAANWFINKLSSEEREVYTIMSQDELQQQVNSKTVKELSIIHPKTEEDEHWSLIDHMEESFPSFPLNLIKMRPEIGYHTPQKIEIEAVMRFIGQDPVLGVFSGMAFIENLIRIRHTNVVRATDNYSNMGESKWMEVEQMDAVEAVRTYCNDREVLLMSWPELIRDDNVYSDAFYVLKEFKGQKLIYFGEGEGGCCACDGFFNLLDSEFHCVKSNTCFTYNSFINSNVYFYIRL; translated from the coding sequence ATCTACCCCATGTGATGGATGTGAAGAGTCTACCAGGGTTTGGAAGCATGCCTGATCTTGTGTCAGAAACTATATGGCAAAGTCCAGCTTCGACTGTTTTGTGGAAGAATATGCCCCTGGCTGAAAAACGGACTTATAAAGTGATGACACATACTGATAAATGTACGCATGAGAACATTGTTCCAGCTCTAGCAAAGTTTATTAGCAAAAGTGAAAATGTTTTAATGATACTGATCGGTCATGATTTTATAAAGTTGAAAGAAGAACTTCCAATGATAAAATGCGACATAGTCTTATTTAGCttaaaagagagtgttacagatgtaCTCAAGAAACATGAGAATTGTCAAGTGTTGTTGCTGACGAAAACTCCTAGTAAGGCCGAGATGAAGAaaatttctttgttatttaaaggcgataaaataatttgcacttttagacctaaaccccgttttaaatacatatttccagaatttgaagaagtgcctataggatgtaacttaaaggataaattttttataagaaaatttgtggatgaaattggttctccaaatgctgcaaactggtttattaataagttgagttctgaagaacgagaagtgtatactataatgagccaggatgaactgcaacagcaggtaaatagtaagactgtgaaagagcttagtattattcaccctaaaacagaagaagatgaacattggagtttaattgatcatatggaggagagctttccatcttttccgttaaatttaataaagatgagaccagaaataggatatcataccccccaaaagatagaaatagaggcagtgatgagatttataggacaggatcctgtacttggtgttttctctggtatggcctttattgaaaatcttattaggataagacatactaatgtggtacgagctacagataattactcgaatatgggtgagagtaagtggatggaggttgaacaaatggatgctgtagaagcagttaggacttattgtaatgacagagaagtacttctaatgtcctggcctgaattgattcgtgatgataatgtttatagcgatgctttctatgttttaaaggaatttaagggacaaaaactaatctattttggagaaggggaagggggatgctgtgcatgtgatggattttttaacttgctggatagtgagtttcattgtgtgaaatcaaatacatgttttacttataattcttttataaattcaaatgtttatttctatataagactatag
- the LOC138353699 gene encoding baculoviral IAP repeat-containing protein 8-like has translation MDPLCARKFYSIESLKCAGVRLQTFVDWPIKWLNPIDLVEDGFYYLRNSDYCLCAFCYCIVGAWIVGDTPRRRHKIINQDCAFIRGERSDNVSLEVSEIAFKYGLEFVSHKIELGNKKISGSSGAPPKEDLGLIKFRKSLNPGLVTYKCRLETFDMTWPGSVKQTSHELAEAGFFYCGISDHVCCYHCACGIRNWRPEDDPWTLHARCSPECAYIILARGKEFVKNARLTIPLPIKPIDNDLINILMEGMDKFKHLIHKKLIPVESIRYALSEYLKESRDLLPFIIQSRCLEIVLRYMQEGTDIYLRVRDLIYEAVDDKKEQEVTLEDLGLKTLPETCTNTVENKDCTEQSWEEDILCRVCMDKNINIVILPCKHMVTCSGCLLALKCCPICRGNILYIINPIAS, from the exons atggatcctttgtgtgccaggaagttttacagtatagaaagccttaaatgtgcaggagttagactacaaacatttgtggattggcccattaagtggttaaaccctattgacttagttgaagatgggttctattaccttcgcaatagtgattactgtttgtgtgcattttgttattgtatagtaggtgcatggattgttggtgatacccccagaagacgtcataagatcattaatcaagactgtgcctttattagaggcgagaggagtgacaatgtttctttagaggtgtctgagatagctttcaaatatggactggaatttgtttcccataaaatagaactgggaaataagaaaataagtggtagta gtggtgctcctcctaaggaagatctgggattgataaaatttaggaaatcgctgaatccaggattggtaacttataaatgtcgcctagagacatttgatatgacatggcctggaagcgtcaagcaaacttctcatgagctggcagaagctggttttttttactgtg gtataagtgaccacgtctgctgctatcactgcgcctgtggaatacgaaattggagaccagaagatgatccttggacgttacatgcgagatgtagtccagaatgtgcttacattattcttgcaaggggcaaggaatttgttaagaatgctagattgacaataccattacctataaaacctatagacaatgatttaattaatatcttaatggagggtatggataagttcaaacatctgattcataaaaaattaatacctgtggagagtataagatatgctttaagtgagtaccttaaggaatccagagatttgttgccttttattatacaaagtagatgtctagaaatcgtgttgaggtatatgcaagagggaacagatatttatttacggGTACGGGACTTAATTTATGAAGCAGTTGATGATAAAAAGGAACAAGAAGTTACGCTtgaagatctgggattgaaaactttaccggagacttgtactaacactgttgaaaacaaggactgtacagaacaatcttgggaagaagatattttatgcagagtttgtatggataaaaatataaatattgtaatactaccatgtaaacatatggtgacgtgcagtggttgtcttttagctctgaaatgctgtccaatttgtagaggaaatattttatatataataaatccaattgcttcttga
- the LOC138353698 gene encoding uncharacterized protein isoform X2 yields the protein MAAVYNLPHVMDVKSLPGFGSMPDLVSETIWQSPASTVLWKNMPLAEKRTYKVMTHTDKCTHENIVPALAKFISKSENVLMILIGHDFIKLKEELPMIKCDIVLFSLKESVTDVLKKHENCQVLLLTKTPSKAEMKKISLLFKGDKIICTFRPKPRFKYIFPEFEEVPIGCNLKDKFFIRKFVDEIGSPNAANWFINKLSSEEREVYTIMSQDELQQQVNSKTVKELSIIHPKTEEDEHWSLIDHMEESFPSFPLNLIKMRPEIGYHTPQKIEIEAVMRFIGQDPVLGVFSGMAFIENLIRIRHTNVVRATDNYSNMGESKWMEVEQMDAVEAVRTYCNDREVLLMSWPELIRDDNVYSDAFYVLKEFKGQKLIYFGEGEGGCCACDGFFNLLDSEFHCVKSNTCFTYNSFINSNVYFYIRL from the exons ATGGCTGCTGTATACA ATCTACCCCATGTGATGGATGTGAAGAGTCTACCAGGGTTTGGAAGCATGCCTGATCTTGTGTCAGAAACTATATGGCAAAGTCCAGCTTCGACTGTTTTGTGGAAGAATATGCCCCTGGCTGAAAAACGGACTTATAAAGTGATGACACATACTGATAAATGTACGCATGAGAACATTGTTCCAGCTCTAGCAAAGTTTATTAGCAAAAGTGAAAATGTTTTAATGATACTGATCGGTCATGATTTTATAAAGTTGAAAGAAGAACTTCCAATGATAAAATGCGACATAGTCTTATTTAGCttaaaagagagtgttacagatgtaCTCAAGAAACATGAGAATTGTCAAGTGTTGTTGCTGACGAAAACTCCTAGTAAGGCCGAGATGAAGAaaatttctttgttatttaaaggcgataaaataatttgcacttttagacctaaaccccgttttaaatacatatttccagaatttgaagaagtgcctataggatgtaacttaaaggataaattttttataagaaaatttgtggatgaaattggttctccaaatgctgcaaactggtttattaataagttgagttctgaagaacgagaagtgtatactataatgagccaggatgaactgcaacagcaggtaaatagtaagactgtgaaagagcttagtattattcaccctaaaacagaagaagatgaacattggagtttaattgatcatatggaggagagctttccatcttttccgttaaatttaataaagatgagaccagaaataggatatcataccccccaaaagatagaaatagaggcagtgatgagatttataggacaggatcctgtacttggtgttttctctggtatggcctttattgaaaatcttattaggataagacatactaatgtggtacgagctacagataattactcgaatatgggtgagagtaagtggatggaggttgaacaaatggatgctgtagaagcagttaggacttattgtaatgacagagaagtacttctaatgtcctggcctgaattgattcgtgatgataatgtttatagcgatgctttctatgttttaaaggaatttaagggacaaaaactaatctattttggagaaggggaagggggatgctgtgcatgtgatggattttttaacttgctggatagtgagtttcattgtgtgaaatcaaatacatgttttacttataattcttttataaattcaaatgtttatttctatataagactatag